Proteins found in one Pirellulales bacterium genomic segment:
- a CDS encoding aryl-sulfate sulfotransferase, whose translation MWFRSRFDSSTSRSKRAYSRRNKRGARRSRTGGMPLQLERLEDRCLLSGDGVSLTPSGASPQLVGESITWTAATADLGAAPVYQFRVGPEHGPLHVVRDFSLSNSFTWTPMEEGSYDIEVIAKQGFSATGTESADVLDVVNSRVTGAEAVITPTSNPLVALYSVPPTQPGPGPHGTVHVEFAVAGNSPSWQNTNDLPSLPGRSTNFLVAGMLPDTTYEMRDVFSDGAASSPLLFTTGAIPSTVKLPSITVPQPPGPGSDLDQGLVFQQLARSAQGLPQPYVTDLSGNVVWYYDPSQAGFKGGIPAMSADLLPGGTVLVTGADSRAPFPYSQDILREIDLAGDPVRETNLDAVNAQLTAMGYNNIDGFTHDATRLPNGQTAVIGLTERTVNINGTPTNYVGADIIVLDRNFQVAWVWDSFDHLDVNRGPVLGETVKPGVVDPDAAVPNLPAVDWLHANSVDWSPADGNLTLSIKNQDWVIKIDYRDGEGDGHVIWRLGQGGDFTVNSTDPNPWFSGQHDAHYIDDDTLIVFDDGDTRRASDPTADSRGQVWKIDQRTMTATLVVNADMGNYSDALGSAQRLSNGDYSFDSGRQGVAPHQIGQSIEVRPDGSKAYVLQVNAPLFRAFRIQSLYEGVSDQLAGESEATGGAGVDESSGGLRGGEDGGADNDATSSLELIATDIVFNQAIGGAAGSGGSAGQGVGGGLYVAPGGVATADDRTVIFRNYATTSDDDVFGVLGACV comes from the coding sequence ATGTGGTTCCGCTCAAGATTTGACTCTTCGACGTCGCGCTCCAAGCGCGCTTACTCCCGCCGGAACAAACGCGGCGCTCGCCGATCGCGCACGGGCGGGATGCCATTGCAGCTTGAACGGCTGGAAGACCGCTGTCTACTCAGCGGCGATGGCGTCTCCCTTACGCCCAGCGGGGCGTCCCCCCAGTTGGTCGGCGAATCCATCACGTGGACTGCGGCAACGGCCGACCTCGGGGCAGCTCCAGTCTACCAATTCCGCGTCGGTCCCGAACACGGTCCCTTGCACGTGGTGCGCGACTTCAGTCTCTCCAACAGCTTCACCTGGACCCCGATGGAGGAGGGAAGCTACGACATCGAGGTCATCGCCAAGCAAGGATTCAGTGCGACCGGCACGGAATCGGCCGATGTCCTGGACGTCGTGAACTCGCGCGTGACCGGCGCCGAGGCGGTCATCACGCCGACGTCGAACCCGCTCGTGGCCCTGTATAGCGTCCCGCCTACCCAGCCCGGCCCTGGCCCGCACGGCACCGTCCATGTGGAGTTCGCCGTGGCGGGCAACAGCCCATCGTGGCAGAACACTAACGATCTACCTAGCCTGCCAGGCCGAAGCACCAATTTTCTGGTGGCCGGCATGCTGCCCGACACCACCTACGAAATGCGCGACGTCTTCAGTGACGGCGCCGCCTCCTCGCCTCTGCTCTTCACGACGGGGGCCATCCCGTCGACTGTGAAGCTGCCCTCCATCACCGTGCCGCAGCCGCCCGGCCCCGGCAGCGACCTCGATCAAGGCCTGGTCTTCCAGCAGCTCGCCAGGTCCGCTCAGGGCTTGCCTCAACCCTATGTCACCGACCTTTCGGGCAACGTGGTGTGGTACTACGATCCCTCCCAAGCGGGCTTTAAGGGAGGCATCCCCGCGATGAGCGCCGACTTGCTGCCTGGAGGTACCGTGCTGGTCACCGGCGCCGATAGCCGCGCGCCATTCCCGTATTCGCAGGACATCCTGCGCGAAATCGACCTCGCCGGCGATCCCGTGCGCGAGACGAACCTCGACGCGGTCAACGCCCAGCTCACGGCGATGGGGTACAACAACATCGATGGCTTCACCCACGACGCCACGCGTTTGCCCAACGGGCAGACCGCCGTGATCGGTCTGACGGAGCGTACGGTCAACATCAACGGCACCCCGACCAACTACGTCGGCGCCGACATCATCGTGCTCGACCGAAACTTCCAGGTGGCGTGGGTCTGGGATTCCTTCGACCACCTGGACGTCAACCGCGGGCCCGTCCTGGGCGAGACTGTGAAGCCGGGCGTCGTCGACCCCGACGCCGCCGTCCCCAACCTACCGGCGGTCGATTGGCTGCACGCGAACTCCGTCGACTGGTCGCCCGCGGACGGAAACCTCACTCTCTCCATCAAAAACCAGGATTGGGTGATTAAGATCGACTACCGCGACGGTGAGGGGGACGGCCACGTCATCTGGCGGCTGGGTCAAGGCGGCGATTTCACCGTCAACTCCACTGACCCGAACCCGTGGTTCTCCGGGCAGCACGATGCCCACTATATCGACGACGACACGCTGATCGTTTTCGACGACGGCGACACGCGCCGGGCCAGCGATCCGACGGCGGACAGCCGCGGCCAGGTGTGGAAGATCGACCAGCGGACCATGACAGCGACCCTGGTGGTCAACGCCGACATGGGTAACTACTCGGACGCCCTCGGCTCGGCCCAGCGGCTTTCGAACGGGGACTATTCCTTCGACTCGGGGAGGCAGGGCGTGGCGCCCCACCAGATCGGCCAATCCATCGAAGTGCGGCCGGACGGCAGCAAGGCCTACGTCCTGCAGGTCAACGCGCCGCTGTTTCGCGCGTTCCGCATCCAGTCGCTGTACGAGGGGGTGAGCGATCAGCTCGCGGGCGAGAGTGAGGCCACTGGCGGGGCTGGTGTAGATGAAAGCAGCGGCGGCCTACGAGGCGGCGAGGATGGCGGCGCTGACAACGACGCCACCTCAAGCCTCGAACTGATCGCCACCGACATCGTCTTCAACCAGGCCATCGGCGGCGCCGCGGGCAGCGGCGGCAGTGCCGGACAAGGCGTGGGAGGCGGTCTCTACGTCGCGCCCGGCGGTGTCGCCACGGCTGACGACCGGACGGTCATCTTTCGCAACTACGCCACTACGAGCGACGACGACGTGTTCGGGGTGCTTGGCGCGTGTGTCTAG